TATTCATCTTGCCCACCTTTTAAAATACGTTCAAATAATTCTTGGTCGAAAGATCTGATCGTTAGGTGGGCAATTAGTTCAGCCTTATCCAGAATTCAGGTTAAGTATATTGATTCATGATTTTGCTCTGTTCTGCCATAAGCCAAAATAATAGGGCCTATTGGTGAATCTATTCCGGCAAAAATGGAGCCCGCAGTATACATAGGAGCATCACTAAAATGCTCGTCATTCCACACACTTCCTTGTTCAATAGAGCTTCCTAAGTATATAGGTGACTGGAATAATCCAAAATCATTATCCATTAAACGATAGCGATAAACTAAGCTTGCAAATGCCAAGTTTTCGCCAGATAAACTGTCTTTTGATATTCCTGATAAATGCAAAAAACCACCGAGAGATTTAGGCTCAAGAGAAATTCCTCCATTTTTATTTTCAACAACCCCATACTCTCCATGCACGACTAAAGTATGACGTTTTATGGTATAAGCAAATCGACCATTAACGGTTAGTTCAACAACTGAATCATCTTTCGTATCACTGCTAGTTAATTCTCCGAATGTATCTTCACTATATAAATACTCAGAAAATAAATAAAATCCTTTCGTTGGAAAAGTAAAATTGTCTAATGTATCTAAACGATATTGTGCGAATATCCCTTTTCTTTCATAGTTACTATTAAAGTCAGGTATAATATTTAAAACCAAATCACCTATTGTATATCTCCCCCCGATTCTAAAATCACTCCAAAGCGCTGGTTGTATACCTAGAGAAGCTTCAAATTCAAATTCATTGTATTCAGTCGGCAGATAATTATCTATATTATCAAGAGTAGGCGTTGGTCTAAACTGAGTTTGAGTTACGCTATAAGTACCTTTTAAAGAAGAAAATAATAACTGGTTACTAAGAAAAGGAGTATACAGTTCGGCTTGCATCAACTTATCTGTACCTAACTCGAAATTCGTTCTTAATTCAGAGCTATTCTCAGACAACCCTATAATATTAATATCCGTAAAATTAATTGAGAAACCTAAGGAATATTTACTTTCATTATAAAAATCATCCTCTAATGAGAATCGAAAATCTAAATAGTTTGGCCCCCAACTTTTCTCATTAACATCAATGACTAACTCAGTTTTCCCTTCATTGGTTGTTTTATAGAAATAATCAATACGCTCGAATCTGTCAATCGTATATAGAGCCCTAACCTTTTCTTCTAGTTCTTCTGACGTATAGATATGACCTTCATCAATTTGCAAGTATTCCAATAACATACGTTCACTATATGAACTATTATTATGTAAAGTTATACGTTCAACTTTAAGATCATTACCTCGCTTTAATGCTTTTGTTTTCTTATTTTTTTCAATCAAATACGCTTTATATTCGGCCTTAGATAATACTAATTTATCTAATTTCAGGTGCTGCTCATACGCGATATCATAACCTTTATTATAAGCAAAGCGCATTTTATCAAACTCAGCAGTTTCCATTTTTCCTACATTAGGGGCAAGAAATATGTCATTTTCATCTAAAAGCTTTTCTTGCTCTTTCGTACTATTTTTTACTATATAATTAGTTAATTGGCCCATAACAGATAAATAACTCGTAATCTCATCTGCTTCTAAATAGTCTGAACCAATATCAACAGCAATGATGATATCTGCCCCCATCTCTCGAGCGACATCCACGGGCATATTATTTACACTTCCGCCATCAACGAGTAATCGTCCATTATACTCCACAGGAGGTAACGCTCCTGGAACGGACATACTAGCCATCATTGCTTCAGCTAAATTGCCTTTATCTAAAACAACAGGTTCCAATTTTTCAATATCAGTAGCTACCGCTCTAAAAGGAATAGGTAAATCATCAAATGAAGAGAGATAAGACACATTCCCAGAAGTAGTTCGAAGTATTTGGGCCATGTTTTGTCCTTGAACGAACCCCTTCGGTGCTTTCAATTCTGTAAATGAAAAACCGATATCGGTCCCTATTTGGTAGCGATCTTCATACTCTTTATCTCTAATTTCTCTTTCACTTCTCTCAACCTTATCAAC
The Aliivibrio salmonicida LFI1238 genome window above contains:
- a CDS encoding patatin-like phospholipase family protein; amino-acid sequence: MRFKPLIFPSLCLYLFSFLVLADESRPKIGLVLAGGGAKGAAHIGVLKALEEMHIPIDYITGTSMGAYVGGLYASGMSASEIEVFIDTVDWNSGFVDKVERSEREIRDKEYEDRYQIGTDIGFSFTELKAPKGFVQGQNMAQILRTTSGNVSYLSSFDDLPIPFRAVATDIEKLEPVVLDKGNLAEAMMASMSVPGALPPVEYNGRLLVDGGSVNNMPVDVAREMGADIIIAVDIGSDYLEADEITSYLSVMGQLTNYIVKNSTKEQEKLLDENDIFLAPNVGKMETAEFDKMRFAYNKGYDIAYEQHLKLDKLVLSKAEYKAYLIEKNKKTKALKRGNDLKVERITLHNNSSYSERMLLEYLQIDEGHIYTSEELEEKVRALYTIDRFERIDYFYKTTNEGKTELVIDVNEKSWGPNYLDFRFSLEDDFYNESKYSLGFSINFTDINIIGLSENSSELRTNFELGTDKLMQAELYTPFLSNQLLFSSLKGTYSVTQTQFRPTPTLDNIDNYLPTEYNEFEFEASLGIQPALWSDFRIGGRYTIGDLVLNIIPDFNSNYERKGIFAQYRLDTLDNFTFPTKGFYLFSEYLYSEDTFGELTSSDTKDDSVVELTVNGRFAYTIKRHTLVVHGEYGVVENKNGGISLEPKSLGGFLHLSGISKDSLSGENLAFASLVYRYRLMDNDFGLFQSPIYLGSSIEQGSVWNDEHFSDAPMYTAGSIFAGIDSPIGPIILAYGRTEQNHESIYLT